One genomic region from Amycolatopsis sp. FBCC-B4732 encodes:
- a CDS encoding DUF6292 family protein, which translates to MSILIDFGRDTEFSFERRLRGYVEAVAKAVGVGLESCAFDPGTPAAAYIALDWRLSRFPDHDLALVWDERHGWAAAIEGAAGDPSTVLAHLGGEAVPEVRAVVRFLAAVRADDPGAGELEAPVLREAGDHERLLNALAARQ; encoded by the coding sequence TTGAGCATTCTGATCGACTTCGGGCGCGACACGGAGTTCTCGTTCGAGCGGCGGTTGCGCGGATACGTGGAGGCGGTCGCCAAGGCCGTCGGGGTGGGGCTGGAGTCCTGCGCCTTCGACCCGGGTACGCCCGCCGCCGCCTACATCGCCCTCGACTGGCGGCTGAGCCGCTTTCCCGACCACGATCTCGCGCTCGTCTGGGACGAACGGCACGGGTGGGCCGCGGCGATCGAAGGCGCCGCCGGTGATCCCTCGACCGTCTTGGCCCACCTCGGGGGCGAAGCCGTCCCCGAAGTCCGTGCGGTGGTCCGGTTCCTGGCCGCCGTGCGCGCGGACGACCCCGGTGCCGGCGAGCTCGAAGCGCCGGTGCTGCGCGAGGCCGGCGACCACGAACGGCTGCTGAACGCCCTCGCGGCGCGGCAATGA
- a CDS encoding TetR/AcrR family transcriptional regulator, with protein MPGTLYRHFPTREDLILAAYRHDIERLTAEADAVLERQPSAKAAFVEWFETLAGYIRLKHGLGDALHSAAAQDVISASWAPATAAVKKLADACVAEGTIAPGHDPADIIMLMSFLWRVANDDEGAAQGRRLIAAVFSGLQVPPAGV; from the coding sequence GTGCCGGGGACGCTGTACCGCCACTTCCCGACGCGGGAGGACCTGATCCTGGCGGCCTACCGGCACGACATCGAGCGCCTGACCGCGGAGGCGGACGCGGTGCTGGAGCGGCAGCCGTCGGCGAAGGCGGCGTTCGTCGAGTGGTTCGAGACGCTCGCCGGTTACATCCGGTTGAAGCACGGGCTGGGCGACGCCCTGCACAGTGCCGCGGCCCAGGACGTGATCAGCGCTTCGTGGGCACCGGCGACGGCGGCGGTGAAGAAGCTGGCCGACGCGTGCGTGGCGGAGGGGACGATCGCACCGGGGCACGACCCGGCGGACATCATCATGCTGATGAGCTTCCTGTGGCGGGTGGCGAACGACGACGAGGGCGCGGCACAGGGACGGCGGTTGATCGCGGCGGTGTTTTCGGGACTGCAGGTGCCCCCGGCGGGGGTCTGA
- a CDS encoding FAD-binding oxidoreductase — protein sequence MTIDQAGVPEARPGPAFPEHEARVDALRRQLTEISGEATVRLAKRTSNLFRSRTASRHPGLDVAGFSHVLRVDPETRTADVEGMVTYEQLVDATLPHGLMPLVVPQLKTITLGGAVTGLGIESSSFRNGMPHESVLELEILTGDGRIVLATPDNEHQALFHGFPNSYGTLGYALRLRILLEPVKPFVELRHVRYHDRDTFFSALGEVCESGEQDFVDGTVFGPDELYLTLGTFTDSAPATSDYTWLDIYYRSIQRRETDHLTVRDYLWRWDTDWFWCSRAFGVQHRLPRLLLGRRLLRSSVYWKAVALDRRFKIAERLLKLRRLPPEETIVQDIEVPLARAAEFLEFFEREIPISPVWICPLRQRPGGVRWPLYELDPAELYVNFGFWSAVPLEPGERDGVHNRMIEAEVTRLGGHKSLYSDSFYSEDEFWRLYNGDAYAELKRTYDPRERLLGLYEKCVRRR from the coding sequence GTGACCATCGATCAGGCCGGGGTGCCCGAAGCCCGTCCGGGCCCGGCGTTCCCCGAGCACGAAGCCCGCGTCGACGCCCTGCGCCGGCAGCTCACCGAGATCAGCGGCGAAGCCACCGTGCGGCTGGCCAAACGCACCTCGAACCTCTTCCGCTCCCGGACCGCGTCCCGCCACCCGGGACTGGACGTCGCCGGGTTCAGCCACGTGCTGCGCGTCGACCCCGAAACCCGCACCGCCGACGTCGAAGGGATGGTCACCTACGAGCAGCTGGTCGACGCCACGCTGCCCCACGGGCTGATGCCGCTGGTCGTGCCGCAGCTCAAGACCATCACCCTCGGCGGCGCGGTCACCGGGCTCGGCATCGAGTCCTCGTCGTTCCGCAACGGCATGCCGCACGAATCGGTGCTCGAGCTCGAGATCCTCACCGGCGACGGGCGGATCGTCCTCGCCACGCCGGACAACGAGCACCAGGCCCTGTTCCACGGCTTCCCCAACTCCTACGGCACCCTGGGCTACGCGCTGCGGCTGCGGATCCTGCTCGAGCCGGTCAAGCCGTTCGTCGAGCTCCGCCACGTCCGCTACCACGACCGGGACACGTTCTTCAGCGCGCTGGGCGAGGTCTGCGAGAGCGGCGAGCAGGACTTCGTCGACGGCACGGTCTTCGGCCCGGACGAGCTCTACCTGACGCTCGGCACCTTCACCGACTCCGCGCCCGCGACCAGCGACTACACCTGGCTGGACATCTACTACCGGTCCATCCAGCGGCGCGAGACCGACCACCTCACCGTCCGGGACTACCTCTGGCGCTGGGACACCGACTGGTTCTGGTGCTCGCGCGCCTTCGGCGTCCAGCACCGGCTGCCGCGGCTGCTGCTGGGGCGCCGGCTGCTCCGCTCGTCGGTCTACTGGAAGGCCGTCGCGCTGGACCGCCGGTTCAAGATCGCCGAACGGCTGCTCAAGCTCCGGCGCCTGCCGCCGGAGGAGACCATCGTGCAGGACATCGAGGTGCCGCTCGCCCGCGCGGCGGAGTTCCTCGAGTTCTTCGAGCGGGAGATCCCGATCAGCCCGGTCTGGATCTGCCCGCTCCGGCAGCGCCCCGGCGGCGTGCGCTGGCCGCTCTACGAACTCGACCCCGCCGAGCTCTACGTCAACTTCGGGTTCTGGTCGGCGGTGCCGCTGGAGCCCGGCGAACGCGACGGCGTGCACAACCGGATGATCGAGGCCGAAGTCACCCGGCTCGGCGGGCACAAGTCGCTCTATTCGGACAGCTTCTACTCCGAAGACGAGTTCTGGCGGCTCTACAACGGCGACGCCTACGCCGAGCTCAAGCGGACCTACGATCCGCGCGAGCGGCTGCTCGGTCTCTACGAAAAATGCGTCCGCCGCCGGTGA
- a CDS encoding class I SAM-dependent methyltransferase, whose amino-acid sequence MRPPPVKGTKVTQASTTVGEVFERLLGPRATVSITAYDGSSSGPADAPVAIQVRSPLALDYLMSSPGDLGLARAYVAGALDVTGDLYTALHALSAQVDQLTAADRLWLLRKLGPGHLRLVKPPAEEHPSRFRRGLTALRHSKERDSEAIASHYDVSNRFYELVLGPSMAYTCAVFPTADATLEEAQANKFDLVCRKLGLKPGMRLLDVGCGWGGMVAHAVRHYGVEALGVTLSREQAQWAQKNIVALGLADRAEIRHLDYRDVTETGFDAISSIGLTEHIGARNVPGYFRFLAGKLKPHGRLLNHCITNPDTSVAHRSRGFIDRYVFPDGELEAPGEIVTAMHDSGLEVRHSENLREHYALTLAGWCENLDEHWDEAVGEAGAGRSRVWALYLAACRLAFERREIELHQVLGVRTDSAGGMGLPLRPDWGV is encoded by the coding sequence ATGCGTCCGCCGCCGGTGAAAGGAACGAAAGTGACCCAGGCAAGCACCACGGTCGGCGAGGTCTTCGAGCGGCTGCTCGGCCCCCGCGCCACCGTGTCGATCACCGCCTACGACGGCAGCAGCAGCGGCCCGGCCGACGCCCCCGTGGCCATCCAGGTGCGCTCGCCGCTCGCGCTCGACTACCTGATGTCCTCCCCCGGCGACCTCGGCCTGGCCCGCGCGTACGTCGCCGGCGCGCTGGACGTCACCGGCGACCTCTACACGGCGCTGCACGCGCTCTCGGCCCAGGTCGACCAGCTCACCGCGGCCGACCGGCTGTGGCTGCTGCGCAAGCTCGGCCCCGGCCACCTGCGGCTGGTCAAACCGCCCGCCGAGGAGCACCCGAGCCGGTTCCGCCGCGGGCTGACCGCGCTCCGGCACTCGAAGGAGCGCGACAGCGAGGCCATCGCCAGCCACTACGACGTCTCCAACCGCTTCTACGAGCTCGTCCTCGGCCCGTCGATGGCCTACACCTGCGCGGTGTTCCCGACCGCGGACGCGACGCTGGAGGAGGCGCAGGCGAACAAGTTCGACCTCGTTTGCCGCAAGCTGGGCCTCAAGCCCGGCATGCGGCTGCTCGACGTCGGCTGCGGCTGGGGCGGCATGGTCGCGCACGCCGTCCGGCACTACGGCGTCGAGGCCCTCGGTGTCACACTTTCGCGTGAACAAGCGCAGTGGGCGCAGAAGAACATCGTCGCCCTCGGCCTCGCCGATCGCGCCGAAATCCGCCACCTCGACTACCGCGACGTCACCGAAACGGGGTTCGACGCGATCTCGTCGATCGGCCTGACCGAGCACATCGGGGCGCGCAACGTGCCCGGCTACTTCCGCTTCCTCGCCGGCAAGCTCAAGCCGCACGGACGGCTGCTCAACCACTGCATCACCAACCCGGACACCAGCGTCGCCCACCGCTCGCGCGGGTTCATCGACCGGTACGTCTTCCCGGACGGCGAGCTCGAAGCCCCTGGTGAGATCGTCACGGCGATGCACGACAGCGGCCTGGAGGTGCGGCACTCGGAGAACCTGCGGGAGCACTACGCGTTGACGCTGGCCGGCTGGTGCGAGAACCTCGACGAGCACTGGGACGAGGCGGTCGGCGAGGCCGGCGCCGGGCGCAGCCGCGTCTGGGCGCTCTACCTCGCGGCCTGCCGGCTGGCGTTCGAACGGCGGGAGATCGAGCTGCACCAGGTGCTCGGAGTCCGCACCGACAGCGCCGGCGGGATGGGTCTGCCGCTGCGACCCGACTGGGGGGTTTGA
- a CDS encoding cold-shock protein, giving the protein MAQGSVKWFNGEKGFGFIAQDGGGPDVFVHYSEIQGTGFKSLDEGQRVEFEIGQGQKGPQAQRVSVI; this is encoded by the coding sequence ATGGCTCAGGGCAGTGTCAAGTGGTTCAACGGTGAAAAGGGCTTCGGCTTCATCGCCCAGGACGGCGGGGGTCCGGACGTGTTCGTCCACTACTCCGAGATCCAGGGCACCGGCTTCAAGTCGCTCGACGAGGGTCAGCGCGTCGAGTTCGAAATCGGTCAGGGCCAGAAGGGCCCGCAGGCCCAGCGCGTAAGCGTCATCTGA